A stretch of the Vagococcus xieshaowenii genome encodes the following:
- a CDS encoding cyclic-di-AMP receptor: protein MKIVLAIIQDQDAHRLSKKFTETNVRATKLSTTGSFLKSGNTTFIIGIEDERVEEVLELIKETCEAREQYMPNPTTSIDPTIDTFIGTTIKVPIGGATVFVLPVDSFHQF, encoded by the coding sequence ATGAAAATAGTACTAGCGATTATACAAGATCAAGATGCACATCGTTTATCTAAAAAATTTACAGAAACCAATGTTCGTGCGACAAAATTATCGACAACAGGTAGTTTTTTGAAGTCAGGAAATACAACCTTTATTATTGGGATTGAAGATGAACGTGTGGAAGAAGTATTGGAATTAATTAAAGAAACGTGTGAGGCTAGAGAGCAATATATGCCTAACCCAACTACTAGTATTGATCCTACGATTGATACCTTTATTGGGACAACCATCAAAGTGCCAATTGGTGGCGCAACGGTCTTTGTACTGCCAGTCGATAGTTTTCATCAATTCTAA
- the tmk gene encoding dTMP kinase produces MRGIFITVEGPDGAGKTSVVKRLETLLKNELGKETVVLTREPGGIPIAEEIRKVILDPKNVEMDARTEALLYAAARRQHLVERIIPALNEGKVILCDRFVDSSLAYQGAGRKIGMEPVLSINEFATEGLLPDLTLYLDVDSDTGLERIRRGRTVDQLDRLDQESAVFHQRVQHAYIKLAEQDPERIVTINARKDLNTVVTECLKTIKGRFF; encoded by the coding sequence TTGAGAGGTATTTTTATCACAGTAGAAGGTCCAGATGGCGCAGGCAAGACAAGTGTTGTTAAAAGATTGGAAACGTTATTAAAAAATGAACTGGGGAAAGAAACAGTGGTGTTAACAAGAGAACCAGGTGGTATTCCAATCGCTGAAGAAATTAGAAAAGTTATTTTAGATCCAAAGAACGTTGAGATGGATGCTCGTACGGAAGCATTACTGTATGCTGCAGCACGTCGTCAACATTTGGTAGAACGTATTATTCCTGCTCTAAATGAAGGGAAAGTCATTTTATGTGATCGTTTTGTTGATAGCTCGCTAGCCTATCAAGGAGCCGGACGCAAAATAGGAATGGAGCCTGTATTGTCAATTAATGAATTTGCAACAGAAGGGCTACTACCAGATTTAACTTTATATTTAGATGTAGATTCAGATACTGGTTTGGAACGTATTCGACGTGGACGTACAGTAGATCAATTAGATCGTTTAGATCAAGAGAGTGCAGTTTTTCATCAGCGTGTTCAACATGCGTACATCAAATTAGCTGAACAAGATCCAGAACGTATTGTGACAATCAATGCGCGTAAGGATTTAAATACAGTTGTCACAGAATGTCTAAAAACCATTAAAGGGCGCTTTTTCTAG
- the recR gene encoding recombination mediator RecR, which translates to MHYPTPIAKLIESYMKLPGIGAKTAARLAFYTIDMKEEDVTEFAKALISVKRDLHYCDVCGNITESAVCSICQDTSRDKSVVLVVEESKDVMSMEKMREYRGQYHVLHGVLSPMDGTGPDDINITSLIQRLHNEEIEEVIIATNATTEGEATAMYLSRLIKPAGIKVTRLAHGLSVGSDIEYADEVTLLKAVEGRREM; encoded by the coding sequence ATGCATTATCCTACCCCCATTGCTAAATTGATAGAAAGTTATATGAAATTACCAGGAATTGGTGCTAAAACGGCTGCTCGTTTAGCCTTTTATACGATTGATATGAAAGAAGAAGATGTGACAGAATTTGCTAAGGCATTGATTAGTGTCAAACGTGATTTGCACTATTGTGATGTGTGCGGCAATATTACGGAGAGTGCAGTATGTTCCATTTGTCAGGACACTTCACGTGATAAATCAGTTGTACTAGTTGTAGAAGAATCAAAAGATGTAATGTCAATGGAAAAGATGCGCGAATATCGTGGACAATATCATGTACTGCATGGTGTGTTGTCACCCATGGATGGAACGGGTCCAGATGATATCAATATCACAAGTTTGATCCAACGCTTACACAATGAAGAAATTGAAGAAGTCATTATTGCGACGAACGCCACAACAGAAGGTGAAGCAACGGCCATGTACTTATCTCGTCTGATTAAACCAGCTGGAATTAAAGTTACTCGTTTGGCACATGGTTTATCTGTAGGGAGTGACATTGAATATGCAGATGAGGTTACTTTATTAAAAGCTGTTGAAGGTCGCCGAGAAATGTAG
- a CDS encoding YbaB/EbfC family nucleoid-associated protein, with translation MMRGMGNMQGMMKQMQKMQKEMAVAQETLESKTYTGTTANDLVTVTFNGKKEMLNLDIKPEVIDPEDPEMLQDLIITAVNDAIQKVTVDSEATMGKYTKGLPGF, from the coding sequence ATGATGCGTGGAATGGGAAATATGCAAGGTATGATGAAGCAAATGCAAAAAATGCAAAAAGAAATGGCAGTTGCTCAAGAGACATTAGAATCGAAAACATATACAGGGACAACGGCTAATGATTTAGTAACGGTAACATTTAACGGTAAAAAAGAAATGTTGAATTTAGATATCAAGCCAGAAGTTATCGATCCAGAAGATCCAGAAATGTTACAAGACTTAATCATCACAGCAGTGAATGACGCTATCCAAAAAGTGACGGTGGATTCAGAAGCAACCATGGGTAAATATACTAAAGGTTTACCAGGATTCTAA
- the dnaX gene encoding DNA polymerase III subunit gamma/tau, giving the protein MAYQALYRVWRSQRFDDIVGQKAVTQTLKNALSQHKTSHAYLFTGPRGTGKTSAAKIFAKAINCPNQVDGEPCNECHICKEITEGRLNDVIEIDAASNNGVDEIREIREKVKYAPTQVSYKVYIIDEVHMLSTGAFNALLKTLEEPPQNVLFILATTEPHKIPATIISRTQRFDFKRIQTEDIVEHLGYILNDMAISYDDQSLYIIARAAEGGMRDALSLLDQALSFSDERLTEQDALQVTGSLTHEMMDQYLMDCSNGEVEAALSGVQKILSEGKEANRFIEDVLLYSRDLLVYKQAPEFLRLQRGYVSDPFKELANTLSNEKIYRYIDLLSEAQQQLKISTHSTVYLEVVTVKLAKLRLTQAPKEGEIPQNQAGVSSDEWQQLQQQITELRQQLEQVKQTGVTVSNVSAPQTPAKAKPSQYKLPKGLVYNVLREATRESLRETQDVWSDLLQMLSTRERGMIRNSHPVAASSTEVVVTFDSDFVCHMLNNDDSLQQAIQTNLQRLIQKPLKAVFIPEVSWAMLRNDYLKEHPFDKKQEATISSEVNVPELNDQQASEQVVEKAIEFFGEDLVEISEE; this is encoded by the coding sequence TTGGCATATCAAGCATTGTATCGCGTTTGGCGTTCCCAACGATTTGATGATATTGTGGGGCAAAAAGCAGTGACTCAAACATTAAAAAATGCATTATCACAACACAAAACCTCTCATGCGTATCTATTTACTGGACCACGAGGAACAGGTAAGACGAGTGCGGCAAAAATATTTGCCAAAGCGATTAACTGCCCTAATCAAGTGGATGGAGAGCCATGTAATGAATGCCATATTTGTAAAGAAATTACAGAAGGTCGTCTGAATGATGTGATTGAGATTGATGCGGCAAGTAATAATGGTGTAGATGAAATCCGTGAAATTCGTGAGAAAGTTAAATATGCACCGACGCAAGTTTCTTATAAAGTGTACATTATTGATGAGGTCCATATGCTATCGACAGGCGCCTTTAATGCGTTGTTAAAAACATTGGAAGAACCTCCACAAAATGTGTTATTTATTTTAGCGACTACTGAACCACATAAAATTCCTGCTACGATTATTTCAAGAACACAACGGTTTGACTTTAAACGTATTCAAACAGAAGATATTGTAGAACATTTGGGTTATATTTTGAATGATATGGCTATTTCATATGATGATCAGAGTCTTTATATAATAGCGCGTGCTGCAGAAGGTGGGATGCGTGATGCGTTAAGCTTGTTAGATCAAGCATTATCTTTTAGTGATGAGCGCTTAACAGAGCAAGATGCGTTGCAAGTAACAGGGAGTCTGACACATGAAATGATGGATCAATACTTAATGGATTGTTCGAATGGCGAAGTTGAAGCCGCATTATCAGGTGTTCAAAAGATATTGTCTGAAGGTAAAGAAGCTAATCGATTTATTGAAGATGTGTTGTTATATAGTCGTGATTTACTGGTTTATAAACAAGCACCGGAATTTTTACGATTACAACGGGGATATGTATCAGACCCATTCAAAGAATTGGCTAACACATTGTCGAATGAAAAAATATATCGTTATATTGATTTGTTAAGTGAAGCGCAACAACAGCTAAAGATTAGCACTCATTCAACGGTTTACCTAGAAGTAGTAACCGTAAAATTGGCTAAATTAAGATTGACGCAAGCGCCTAAAGAGGGTGAGATACCCCAAAATCAAGCCGGTGTATCTTCAGACGAATGGCAACAATTACAACAACAAATTACTGAGTTACGTCAACAACTAGAACAAGTTAAACAAACAGGTGTAACTGTTAGTAATGTTTCGGCGCCACAAACACCCGCAAAAGCTAAACCAAGTCAATATAAATTACCTAAAGGTTTAGTTTATAATGTTTTAAGAGAAGCCACACGTGAAAGCTTACGTGAAACGCAAGATGTTTGGAGTGACTTGTTACAAATGTTATCAACCCGTGAACGTGGGATGATCCGTAATAGTCATCCGGTGGCAGCTAGTAGCACAGAAGTGGTGGTGACATTTGACAGTGATTTTGTTTGTCATATGCTTAATAATGATGACTCGTTGCAACAAGCGATTCAAACTAACTTACAGCGATTAATTCAAAAACCATTAAAAGCTGTCTTTATTCCAGAAGTAAGTTGGGCAATGTTGCGAAATGACTATCTAAAGGAACACCCTTTTGATAAAAAACAAGAAGCAACTATTAGTTCAGAAGTTAACGTCCCAGAACTTAATGATCAACAAGCAAGTGAACAAGTTGTGGAAAAAGCAATCGAATTTTTTGGTGAAGACTTAGTTGAAATTTCAGAAGAATAG
- a CDS encoding SPFH domain-containing protein — protein sequence MGLIKAAVSTISGGLADQWLEVIEPDNLTNRTLMTKGVLMVRDRKGSNTKRSDGVITDGSVIHVYPNTMMLLIDGGKVIDYTAEEGYYTVKNESAPSLFNGNLKEAIKESFSRFKFGGGSPQNQQVVYINLQEITDIKFGTKTALNYFDNFYNAELFVRAHGSYSIKITDPILFYGNVASKSNPQIEADGLAEQYADEFLSALQTTIGQMSVDGTQVSHLISKSTELSEHMGNVLDDKWTTLRGIEIISAAVASISYDDTSKELINMRNKGAMLGDANIREGYVQGSIASGIEAAGSNTAGAGTTFMGMGMGMNAGGGFMGEASKTNREMAAAQAANNTANTTSTNADEWTCPTDGAVNTGKFCSECGGAKPASPGSGIQMRCGACQEVVTINGSMPKFCPECGQPFSGTAI from the coding sequence ATGGGATTAATTAAAGCAGCTGTTTCAACTATTTCTGGTGGCTTAGCCGATCAATGGCTTGAGGTCATTGAACCTGATAATCTAACAAATCGTACATTAATGACAAAAGGCGTCTTAATGGTTAGAGATCGTAAAGGTTCAAACACAAAACGCTCTGACGGTGTCATCACTGATGGCTCTGTGATTCATGTCTACCCAAATACTATGATGTTATTAATTGACGGTGGTAAAGTCATCGACTATACCGCTGAAGAAGGTTACTACACCGTTAAAAATGAAAGTGCGCCTTCTTTATTCAACGGCAACCTAAAAGAAGCCATTAAAGAATCCTTTAGCCGTTTCAAATTTGGTGGTGGTTCTCCACAAAATCAACAAGTGGTTTATATTAACTTACAAGAAATTACAGATATTAAATTTGGCACAAAAACGGCATTAAACTATTTTGATAACTTTTATAATGCTGAATTATTCGTACGTGCCCATGGTAGTTATTCAATTAAGATTACTGACCCTATTTTATTCTACGGAAATGTGGCATCTAAATCCAATCCACAAATTGAAGCAGATGGCTTAGCAGAACAATATGCAGATGAATTCTTATCAGCCTTACAAACAACTATTGGTCAAATGTCTGTCGACGGTACACAAGTGAGTCATTTAATTTCTAAATCAACTGAATTAAGTGAACACATGGGTAATGTTTTAGATGACAAATGGACAACGTTGCGTGGTATTGAAATTATTTCAGCTGCTGTTGCTAGTATTTCTTACGATGATACATCTAAAGAATTGATCAATATGCGTAATAAAGGTGCGATGTTAGGTGATGCTAATATTCGTGAGGGCTATGTTCAAGGCTCTATTGCAAGTGGTATTGAAGCAGCTGGTTCTAATACAGCCGGTGCTGGTACTACTTTCATGGGTATGGGTATGGGCATGAACGCTGGCGGTGGCTTCATGGGAGAAGCTTCAAAAACTAATCGTGAAATGGCAGCTGCTCAAGCAGCAAACAATACAGCTAACACTACAAGTACAAACGCAGATGAATGGACATGTCCAACTGATGGTGCTGTAAACACTGGTAAATTCTGTTCTGAATGCGGTGGGGCAAAACCAGCTTCACCAGGGTCTGGTATCCAAATGCGTTGTGGTGCTTGTCAAGAAGTAGTCACAATTAACGGTTCAATGCCTAAATTCTGTCCTGAATGTGGGCAACCATTTTCTGGAACAGCCATTTAA
- a CDS encoding TFIIB-type zinc ribbon-containing protein — MSEVMIHKCPNCDGPLTFNPTTQLFHCEYCSGDFTEEDITSLVTSTSEHVEVEVPDETTEDPNDTTIGTLELFSCPTCGAEVVTESTTAATFCYYCHNPVVLSGRVSGEFLPESVVPFAIERKEAIEAFLKWGKSKKFVPKDFFDNEQVEKISGVYFPYWVVDGDMSGTYRANAKNTRIWIAGDLEMTETKYFNVVREGQVSFKNLVKNALKKNSKVAMIDSVQPFDLSKAKPFSSKYLSGFLADKRDVEYEDIKGEVQAELQSYGTSVIKNTVTGFTQVYQESMNFPKFEDKQKYVLLPIWILTYRGKNTPPDEPFYYAMNGETGKISGKLPVDKKRLFFRSAWIFALIFILLLIGGWFI, encoded by the coding sequence ATGAGTGAAGTAATGATACATAAATGTCCCAATTGTGACGGGCCATTAACATTCAACCCAACGACTCAGTTGTTTCATTGCGAGTACTGTTCTGGTGATTTTACCGAAGAAGACATAACGTCTCTTGTGACATCTACTTCTGAACACGTTGAGGTTGAAGTTCCTGATGAAACAACTGAAGATCCAAATGATACAACTATCGGCACCTTAGAACTCTTTAGTTGTCCGACTTGTGGCGCTGAAGTGGTGACAGAATCAACCACCGCCGCCACATTCTGTTATTATTGTCATAATCCTGTTGTACTCTCTGGACGAGTAAGCGGGGAATTTTTACCTGAGTCTGTCGTTCCTTTTGCTATTGAGCGTAAAGAAGCGATTGAGGCATTCTTAAAGTGGGGGAAATCAAAGAAATTTGTCCCTAAAGATTTCTTTGACAACGAACAAGTCGAAAAAATATCTGGCGTTTATTTTCCCTATTGGGTCGTAGATGGCGATATGAGTGGCACATACCGGGCAAACGCCAAAAATACTCGTATTTGGATTGCTGGTGATTTAGAAATGACGGAAACAAAATACTTCAATGTTGTCCGTGAGGGGCAAGTTTCCTTTAAAAATTTAGTAAAAAATGCTTTAAAGAAAAATTCAAAAGTGGCAATGATTGATTCTGTTCAACCGTTCGATCTATCAAAAGCGAAACCTTTTTCAAGCAAGTATTTATCAGGGTTTCTAGCGGACAAACGGGACGTAGAATATGAAGACATTAAAGGCGAAGTTCAAGCCGAACTACAATCTTACGGGACATCTGTTATCAAAAATACTGTTACAGGTTTTACACAAGTTTATCAAGAAAGTATGAATTTCCCTAAATTTGAAGATAAGCAAAAATACGTACTATTACCTATTTGGATTTTAACGTATCGTGGCAAAAACACGCCACCTGATGAACCTTTCTATTACGCAATGAATGGTGAAACTGGAAAAATTAGCGGGAAGCTACCTGTTGATAAAAAACGTTTGTTCTTCCGGTCAGCCTGGATTTTTGCACTTATCTTCATTTTGTTATTGATTGGAGGTTGGTTCATATGA
- a CDS encoding TPM domain-containing protein, whose protein sequence is MKLAIKYYTMLLFGLVFFLFPTPQHAANEIKVLDHAGLFTLEEKAKVEQEVKSFIAATNMDAVVLTINNAEGYATRDYAADFYDYNGYGIGKHFDGFIFIIDMDNREFYVVTSGKTHALLSDSRINTILDNAEPYMRNGNYALASQSVINTIEQFNLEGMPNGYIYNEETGQLIKQKKITGLEFLFAFVIASIAAIAAYASVNTKYSLKKSTYSYPYTSQGQLNLSTQKNDLVDVRVTKRFIPRPTTTRGTTTRGGGSFTSGSGRSHGGGGRGF, encoded by the coding sequence ATGAAATTAGCCATAAAATACTACACTATGCTACTTTTCGGTCTAGTATTTTTCCTGTTTCCAACACCCCAACATGCTGCAAATGAGATTAAAGTACTTGACCATGCCGGACTTTTTACCTTGGAAGAAAAAGCGAAAGTTGAACAAGAAGTAAAATCATTTATTGCTGCAACAAACATGGATGCCGTCGTTTTAACGATCAATAATGCAGAAGGTTATGCAACTCGTGACTATGCTGCTGATTTTTACGATTACAACGGATACGGTATCGGCAAACATTTCGACGGATTTATTTTCATTATTGATATGGATAATCGTGAATTTTACGTAGTGACCTCTGGTAAGACCCATGCGTTATTAAGTGATTCACGAATTAATACGATACTAGATAACGCTGAACCTTATATGCGTAACGGCAATTATGCCCTAGCCAGTCAATCGGTTATTAACACAATTGAGCAGTTTAATTTAGAAGGTATGCCAAATGGTTATATTTATAATGAAGAAACCGGTCAATTAATTAAACAGAAAAAAATTACTGGCCTAGAATTTTTATTCGCGTTTGTCATTGCTAGTATCGCAGCCATCGCTGCTTACGCAAGCGTCAACACTAAGTATTCATTAAAGAAAAGTACCTATTCATACCCGTATACAAGTCAAGGACAACTTAATTTGTCTACTCAAAAAAACGATTTGGTCGACGTTCGTGTTACTAAACGTTTTATTCCACGCCCAACTACCACTCGTGGGACTACTACAAGAGGTGGCGGTTCCTTTACTTCAGGAAGCGGACGCTCACATGGTGGCGGCGGTAGAGGGTTTTAA
- the tadA gene encoding tRNA adenosine(34) deaminase TadA, with translation MTKEQRVYTLDEKVYYMEEAMKEAKRAQAKGEVPIGAVVVYEGVIVGRGHNLRETTQNAITHAEMMAIQDACQTLSSWRLEGCDLFVTLEPCVMCSGAIVLSRIEQVYYGAVDIKGGATESLYQLLSDERLNHQVVIEQGVLEEECSQLLTDFFKQIREKKKAHKLAKRAKLLKEENLKKD, from the coding sequence ATGACAAAAGAACAACGTGTGTATACGCTAGATGAGAAAGTATACTATATGGAAGAAGCAATGAAGGAAGCCAAACGAGCACAGGCGAAAGGAGAGGTGCCAATAGGAGCGGTCGTCGTATATGAAGGTGTTATTGTAGGAAGAGGTCATAACTTACGAGAGACTACGCAAAATGCGATTACGCATGCGGAAATGATGGCTATTCAAGATGCTTGCCAAACATTAAGCAGTTGGCGTCTTGAAGGTTGTGATTTATTTGTGACACTTGAGCCTTGTGTAATGTGTAGTGGGGCTATTGTGTTATCGAGAATAGAGCAAGTTTATTACGGCGCAGTTGATATTAAGGGTGGTGCGACTGAGAGCTTGTATCAGCTACTTAGCGATGAACGTTTGAATCATCAAGTAGTGATAGAACAAGGGGTTCTAGAAGAAGAATGTAGCCAATTATTGACGGATTTTTTTAAACAAATTCGTGAAAAAAAGAAAGCACATAAATTAGCGAAACGTGCGAAATTATTGAAAGAAGAAAATTTGAAAAAAGACTAG
- a CDS encoding YhgE/Pip domain-containing protein has translation MSRMKKVLELYRLDWRRVYQNKLTLLLIIALMIIPSLYAWFNIAALWDPYSNTGDIKVAILSEDKQAGVMDQSVNIGDEMIANLKKNDSFSWQFVNSKAELNKGVKSGEYYAGILIPSDFSKNLLSFVNGEIKKPEIEYQVNQKINAIAPKVTDKGASTIQSTISTEFIDTVSKTVFQTLNDAGYKIDESLPMLNKVTSKILLVDDHLAEIDGYTNKITELNDKFPEYKEKLDKANEVVDYLPKVKEVGDKLVLLNEKMPEIKKAGELVVSLQGKTDQIVDAGKQIKTIDEEFDQIVETLNKAIDTSKKGLKIIEQAQEMLPQVNQFVDQANNTLPTVIDEVGKVKEALPQIGQGITSGLNVLILVSQSVNNAANDLSQFLNETDFNDQSKAKIKTILMGIQGHLNKQSQIITSVMNTLEKLMDLAGSNSLQPVVDRLKKLQTVGQGVNDLITDTLNRFDSMSAEEIKQNIQAISQAAGNVGAQANQLESDLPTIQSTITTIIGNVSEMLGIANTLTSKIDKQNMLAQLDDVMTDTTDTINKALTFFNNYQGELPKIKEEIHTANTLLNDNMSTIIGGINKAANFYQNDLPKLEEKMNQGVNFYQNDWPKIEKELTETLNTVNGKMPEIEEALALSSDFVKDEWPDVRSGIQKAADLVRKGQNNVDLGSIINLLKKDANAESDFLSSPVKIKQKDIYPVPNYGSASAPFYTALCLWVGAVLFSSIATTVVHLDDKQKKKYSMRQQFVSRFMTFLTVGIAQASIVALGNRFLLNAYMVNPWWNFLFTLMIGVVFMSMVYVLVHLFGNLGKGLAVIILVLSISAGGGNFPIQMSGKFFNMINPFLPFTYAVNLLRETTGGIYWPNATKYMTILLIVGAVFLVVGYLLAPQVTTVFRKLNAKLKEGHLLH, from the coding sequence ATGAGTCGAATGAAAAAAGTGTTGGAGTTATATCGCCTAGATTGGCGACGTGTTTATCAAAATAAATTAACATTACTATTAATAATCGCATTGATGATTATTCCTTCATTATATGCGTGGTTTAATATCGCGGCGTTGTGGGATCCGTACTCTAATACGGGTGATATTAAAGTTGCCATTTTATCCGAAGATAAACAAGCTGGTGTGATGGATCAATCGGTTAATATTGGAGATGAGATGATTGCAAATTTGAAGAAAAATGATAGTTTTTCTTGGCAATTTGTTAACTCCAAAGCAGAACTTAATAAAGGGGTTAAAAGTGGGGAATACTATGCAGGGATATTAATTCCTAGTGATTTTTCAAAGAATTTATTAAGTTTTGTGAATGGTGAAATAAAAAAACCAGAAATTGAGTACCAAGTGAACCAAAAAATCAATGCCATTGCACCTAAAGTGACCGATAAAGGTGCAAGTACGATTCAGTCTACTATTTCAACCGAATTTATCGATACGGTAAGTAAAACAGTCTTTCAAACATTAAATGATGCAGGTTATAAGATTGACGAAAGTTTACCTATGTTAAATAAAGTGACAAGTAAAATTTTATTAGTGGATGATCATTTGGCTGAGATTGATGGTTATACGAATAAAATTACTGAATTAAACGATAAATTCCCTGAGTATAAAGAAAAATTAGATAAAGCAAATGAAGTGGTGGATTATTTACCGAAAGTTAAAGAAGTGGGCGATAAACTAGTCTTGTTGAATGAGAAAATGCCAGAAATCAAAAAAGCTGGTGAACTAGTTGTATCCCTTCAAGGTAAAACTGATCAAATAGTAGATGCTGGTAAACAAATTAAAACGATTGATGAAGAATTTGATCAAATTGTTGAGACGTTAAATAAGGCAATAGATACCTCTAAAAAGGGTTTAAAAATTATCGAACAAGCACAAGAGATGTTGCCACAAGTGAATCAATTTGTTGATCAAGCCAATAATACCTTACCAACAGTTATTGATGAAGTGGGTAAAGTTAAAGAAGCATTACCTCAAATTGGTCAAGGGATCACATCTGGGTTGAACGTTTTAATATTAGTAAGCCAAAGTGTCAATAATGCGGCGAATGATTTGAGCCAATTTTTAAATGAAACAGATTTTAATGATCAAAGTAAGGCGAAGATTAAAACAATTCTTATGGGAATTCAAGGACATCTTAATAAACAATCTCAAATTATCACAAGTGTGATGAATACATTAGAAAAGTTAATGGATTTAGCAGGTAGTAATAGTTTACAACCAGTTGTCGATAGATTGAAAAAACTACAGACAGTAGGCCAAGGTGTCAATGATTTGATTACCGATACGTTGAATCGTTTTGATTCTATGAGTGCAGAAGAAATTAAACAAAACATACAAGCGATAAGTCAAGCAGCTGGCAATGTAGGTGCACAAGCTAATCAATTAGAAAGCGACTTGCCAACGATTCAGTCAACCATCACAACGATTATAGGCAATGTTTCAGAGATGCTAGGAATAGCTAATACGCTAACAAGTAAAATTGATAAACAAAATATGTTAGCACAACTTGATGATGTGATGACCGATACAACAGATACAATAAACAAAGCATTAACCTTCTTCAATAATTATCAAGGTGAGTTACCAAAAATTAAAGAAGAAATTCATACGGCTAATACGTTACTAAATGATAATATGTCCACCATTATTGGTGGAATAAATAAAGCTGCAAATTTTTATCAAAATGATTTACCTAAACTAGAAGAAAAAATGAATCAAGGGGTTAATTTTTATCAAAATGATTGGCCTAAAATTGAAAAAGAATTAACAGAAACGCTAAATACAGTTAATGGTAAAATGCCTGAAATTGAAGAAGCATTGGCGTTATCATCTGATTTCGTTAAAGATGAATGGCCAGATGTTCGTTCAGGTATTCAAAAAGCAGCTGATTTAGTTCGTAAGGGTCAAAATAATGTTGATTTAGGGTCTATTATTAACTTGCTTAAAAAAGATGCCAATGCTGAGAGTGATTTCTTGTCTAGTCCTGTAAAAATCAAACAAAAGGATATTTATCCAGTACCTAATTATGGCTCAGCTAGTGCACCGTTTTATACAGCGTTATGCTTGTGGGTAGGAGCTGTTTTATTTTCAAGTATTGCGACAACGGTGGTTCATCTTGATGATAAACAAAAGAAAAAATATAGTATGAGACAACAGTTTGTTTCACGCTTTATGACATTCTTAACAGTAGGTATCGCTCAAGCTTCTATCGTAGCATTAGGTAATCGTTTCTTACTAAATGCTTATATGGTAAATCCATGGTGGAACTTCTTGTTTACATTAATGATTGGTGTAGTATTTATGTCGATGGTTTATGTATTAGTACATTTGTTTGGTAACTTAGGAAAAGGCCTAGCAGTTATTATTCTCGTGCTATCTATTTCTGCTGGAGGAGGAAATTTTCCTATTCAAATGTCGGGTAAATTCTTTAATATGATTAACCCGTTTTTACCATTTACCTATGCGGTTAATTTATTAAGAGAAACCACAGGTGGTATATATTGGCCAAATGCGACGAAATATATGACGATTCTTTTAATTGTAGGTGCGGTATTTTTAGTAGTAGGTTATTTATTAGCTCCCCAAGTAACAACTGTTTTCAGAAAATTAAATGCTAAATTAAAAGAAGGGCATTTATTACATTAG
- a CDS encoding RrF2 family transcriptional regulator has translation MKLTFATEQAIAVVALMATQEPEIALSSESIYQKLNLSKSYVQKLLRKLVVANIISGATGNNGGFKLDKSLESITLYDVVSAIEGEFISLSNSGILEEAFANFGVQAKEGHQVIAKYFNEADVVWINHLKSVNVKLIMEEVFGVKKNVVFHDWNNE, from the coding sequence ATGAAATTAACATTTGCAACAGAACAAGCCATTGCCGTTGTCGCACTGATGGCAACTCAAGAGCCTGAAATTGCTCTATCATCAGAAAGTATTTATCAGAAATTAAATTTATCAAAAAGTTATGTTCAAAAATTATTAAGAAAATTAGTGGTTGCTAATATTATTTCTGGAGCAACTGGGAATAATGGTGGCTTTAAATTAGATAAATCATTGGAGTCAATCACACTATATGATGTGGTTTCAGCGATTGAAGGCGAATTTATTTCGCTATCTAATTCTGGCATATTAGAAGAGGCATTTGCTAATTTTGGGGTACAAGCTAAAGAAGGTCATCAAGTTATTGCAAAATATTTTAATGAAGCCGATGTTGTATGGATAAACCATTTAAAATCTGTTAATGTGAAATTAATAATGGAAGAAGTTTTTGGTGTGAAAAAAAATGTGGTATTCCATGATTGGAATAATGAGTAA